In one Bacteroidales bacterium WCE2004 genomic region, the following are encoded:
- a CDS encoding 5-(carboxyamino)imidazole ribonucleotide mutase, which produces MKVSIIMGSKSDWDVMSAACETLELFGVPYEKKVISAHRTPQFFCDYMAGARDRGVSMVIAGAGGAAHLPGMAAALTSLPVIGVPIRSKALNGLDSLLSIVQMPSGIPVATMAIDGAKNAALYAVAVLALQDPALAAKLEDFRKKQSEKVLSTEL; this is translated from the coding sequence ATGAAAGTCAGCATTATCATGGGATCCAAGAGCGACTGGGACGTCATGTCAGCCGCTTGCGAGACCCTCGAACTTTTCGGGGTCCCCTACGAGAAAAAAGTCATCAGCGCACACCGCACTCCTCAATTCTTCTGTGACTATATGGCTGGCGCCCGCGACCGCGGAGTAAGCATGGTGATCGCCGGAGCCGGCGGCGCAGCGCACCTCCCGGGCATGGCAGCCGCCCTGACTTCGCTTCCTGTGATCGGTGTCCCGATCCGGAGCAAGGCCCTCAATGGCCTGGACTCCCTGCTGTCCATCGTACAGATGCCTTCCGGCATCCCCGTCGCAACCATGGCGATCGACGGAGCCAAGAATGCCGCTCTCTACGCGGTCGCCGTACTCGCCCTCCAGGATCCCGCGCTCGCGGCCAAGTTGGAGGATTTCCGGAAGAAGCAATCAGAAAAGGTCCTTTCAACCGAATTATAA